The following coding sequences lie in one Mercenaria mercenaria strain notata chromosome 5, MADL_Memer_1, whole genome shotgun sequence genomic window:
- the LOC128556897 gene encoding short-chain collagen C4-like translates to MLSLTMARHRMLTFLSILLILQNLGLGQNEEPKCVSSFHSNYHMLQKIVQLEQKLINLEAENTKQQQLIDRMTTEGAGSVYVRWGRNSCPQDATLVYTGYTGGKYYNEAGSGSDTLCLPSDPTWSNYTDGNASCCRGHVYGSEIHVEEPSKIFPYKVHTQDMPCAVCKTLKSTTLMVPARSNCYPGWKMEYTGYIMANFYAHAGPHNHICVDSQPEFVPNGGEYKLHHLLYLMEAQCGSLPCPPYVQGRELACVVCSL, encoded by the exons ATGCTATCATTAACAATGGCTAGACATAGGATGCTTACTTTCCTATCCATCCTGCTAATTCTGCAAAATTTAGGCCTGGGACAGAATGAAGAGCCAAAGTGTGTTTCAAGTTTTCACTCTAACTATCACATGTTACAGAAGATAGTACAGCTGGAACAGAAACTGATCAACCTTGAAGCAGaaaacacaaaacaacaacagCTAATAGACAGGATGACAACAGAAG gaGCTGGATCAGTGTATGTGAGATGGGGAAGGAATAGTTGTCCTCAAGATGCAACCCTTGTTTATACAG GTTATACTGGAGGTAAATACTACAATGAAGCAGGCAGTGGGAGCGACACGCTGTGTCTACCATCTGACCCAACATGGTCTAATTACACTGACGGGAATGCCAGTTGTTGCCGAGGACATGTCTATGGATCTGAGATACATGTTGAGGAACCGAGCAAGATATTTCCGTATAAGGTTCATACACAAGACATGCCTTGCGCTGTGTGTAAGACTTTGAAATCAACAACACTCATGGTTCCGGCCAGGTCAAACTGTTATCCTGGCTGGAAAATGGAATATACCGGATATATCATGGCTAATTTCTATGCTCATGCTGGACCACACAACCATATCTGTGTGGACAGTCAACCAGAGTTTGTTCCTAATGGTGGTGAATATAAATTACACCATTTACTATATCTCATGGAAGCTCAGTGTGGTTCACTGCCATGCCCCCCTTACGTTCAAGGCCGTGAACTAGCCTGTGTTGTCTGTTCTTTATAA